The sequence TCGAACAGGCTGGCGTTCACTCCGGTGACTCCGCGTGCTCGCTGCCGCCGTACTCGCTGCCGGCGCACATCCAGGACGAGATGCGCGAACAGGTCAAGAAAATGGCTCTGGAACTGGGCGTTGTCGGCCTGATGAACGTGCAGTTGGCGCTGCAAGGCGAAGACATCTACGTCATCGAAGTCAACCCGCGCGCTTCCCGTACCGTACCGTTCGTGTCGAAGTGTATCGGTGTCTCCCTGGCGATGATCGCTGCCCGCGTGATGGCCGGTAAGACCCTGAAAGAAATCGGCTTCACCAAAGAAATCATCCCGAACTTCTACAGCGTGAAAGAGGCGGTGTTCCCGTTCGCCAAGTTCCCTGGCGTTGACCCGATTCTCGGCCCAGAGATGAAGTCGACCGGTGAAGTGATGGGCGTCGGCGACACCTTCGGTGAAGCATTCGCCAAAGCCCAGATGGGCGCCAGCGAAGTGCTGCCGACCGGCGGCACTGCGTTCATCAGCGTGCGTGACGACGACAAGCCACTGGTTGCAGGCGTGGCCCGCGATCTGATCAACTTGGGCTTCGAAGTGGTAGCCACTGCCGGCACTGCCAAGCTGATCGAGGCCGCAGGTCTGAAAGTGCGCCGTGTGAACAAAGTGACCGAGGGTCGTCCGCACGTGGTCGACATGATCAAGAATGACGAAGTCACCCTGATCATCAACACCACTGAAGGTCGTCAGTCGATCGCTGATTCGTACTCCATTCGTCGTAATGCCTTGCAGCACAAGATTTACTGCACAACCACTATTGCTGCTGGCGAAGCTATCTGTGAAGCGCTGAAGTTCGGTCCTGAAAAAACCGTGCGCCGCTTGCAGGATCTACACGCAGGATTGAAGGCATGATCAAATACCCAATGACCGTCCAGGGCGCCAAAGCCCTGGAAGAAGAACACGCTCACCTGACCAAGGTCGTCCGTCCGAAGCTCAGCCAGGACATTGGTACGGCTCGCGAGTTGGGTGACTTGAAGGAAAACGCTGAATACCATGCTGCCCGCGAACAGCAAGGCATGGTCGAGGCGCGGATTCGTGATATCGAAGGCCGGATTCAGAATCAGGTCATCATCGATGTCACGACCATTCCGCATACTGGCAAAGTGATTTTCGGTACCACCGTCGAAATCGCCAACGTCGAGACTGACGAAAGCGTCACTTACCACATCGTGGGTGAGGATGAGGCTGACTTCAAACTTGGCAAGATTTCGGTCGGCTCGCCTTTGGCCCGTGCCTTGATTGGCAAGGAAGAGGGCGATGTGGTCGCCGTGAAAACGCCAAGCGGCGTGATCGAGTACGAGATTGTCGAAGTCCGTCACATCTGAAAAAGGGCGCCCGCTGCATGCGGGCGCCATGCTTTGGCAGCTGACCCAGATGCTTTGGGTTGGCGGTCTATGGCTGATACATCTCGGTTTGCAGCCGGCGCTGGGCAAGATTG comes from Pseudomonas sp. RU47 and encodes:
- the greA gene encoding transcription elongation factor GreA; the encoded protein is MIKYPMTVQGAKALEEEHAHLTKVVRPKLSQDIGTARELGDLKENAEYHAAREQQGMVEARIRDIEGRIQNQVIIDVTTIPHTGKVIFGTTVEIANVETDESVTYHIVGEDEADFKLGKISVGSPLARALIGKEEGDVVAVKTPSGVIEYEIVEVRHI